Part of the Sphingobacterium sp. LZ7M1 genome, GCTTCCAAATTCCCTGCGGTAATACAGGAGCCACAAGGGGTCGGCATCCGTGACCAGACCGGAATAATTGAGGGCTTCGGTGACCGCTACGTTTCGGATGGTGTCCGCATGTTTTTTATAGGCTTCGTCCGTTTGTTGCATGGCCAGTACCATGCCCATGCGCAGGGTCTGCGGACCCGTACCGCTCAACGGTCGGCGGTCTGTCTTGGGGTAATCTGGGTGCCACGCCCAGGTAAGCCAATATTGGTAATTGAGACCGAGAAATCCGCTGGTCGGCGTAAACTTCTTGCGGTTCCATTGCTTGTGCACCATACGTTCCTGTTGGTGCACGATGTGTTTGTCTGTCTGGCGCTTCACGTTCTGTGCCATTGTTCCCCCAAAGGGGAGCAGGAACAGCAGCCAGATTAAAGGGTGTGTTTTCATGTTCAGTCCTTGATTAGATAATAATTCCGTATGATCTCGTCCGCTTTGCGTTTGTCCATATTGATAAAGTTTCTGTATGGATTCGCCGTTTTCAGTACGCCATTGATCTTCGCCCAATACATAGACCTTTCCATGCTGAACACCAATGCCCGTATCACTTTCAATTCCAAAATGATCTTGCGCATGAGGTGGTCTCTTTTTTCGTAGTCCATCAGCACGTTTTTTCCCTCTTGGAGCACGAAATCGGAGACTTCGGCGGCAAGGTTTATTCCCCTGTCCTTTAGCTGACGGGCGACATCCTCGGCAAAGAGCAATAACCACGGTTCGCCTTTTGCAGTTTCCAGCATTTTTGTGCTGTGCGTGGCAATGTCCTGAACGAGCCTTGCGATATGCAGTGCGGAGCGGCCGGACTTCAACGCCCGATCCACTTCGGTCAGTGATCGGTGTATCATGTTCTGCACCAGTACCACGGAAGAAAGGTTGACGTTAATATCGTCGATCCGTCCACGGATGTTGCCCAGCATATTGTTATGTGTCTGCTCGGAAACCAACCTGACCGCACCGTTCTCGTTTACGATGGCAAGGTGCTTGGCATCATAGATGATCGTCACGTAGCTTTGTCCGAAAACCGACGTTGAAAGACAGACAAAAAATAGGATAATGAGTTGCTTCTTCATGGCTTAAAGTCCTCCAATTGCCTTAATATATTATCGACTATGCGCTTGTCCTCGTTGATGTAACCCGAAAACGGATTTAGGGAATCGAGCAGCTTTTTGCGTGTCGAATAGTACATGGTAACCGCAAGCCCCCGCGATGCTCCGGCGATTGCCCGGAGCTCCTGCAGGACGTGACCGTACAATATCCTCCTGTCGCTCGCTTTCATCTGGTTCAGGTCGCCGATACTGATAAAAAGTCCGGTCAGGTAGCGTGCCAATTGCACGGCTTTCTCTGCCATATCCTTTTCCGCATCGATGGCGAGCAATAGAAATTCGGGGTGTTCGGACACGATACCCATGATCCTTTTCTGCTGGTTTATGATCTCGGTTACGATTGGCGCGGATTCAAGCCCCATGCTAAGCCCCTGCAATGCCATACCGAGCGTCTGGAAACGGCTGTGCAACTGCCGGTAACGGGTTTTGAGTTTTGAGGTTTCTTCCCGGTTTACTTCCTCGTTAGCCGTGGTAATGGCCTGCCGGTTCCGTGCGGTGATTTGGCGGTCGTACTCATCTTTGCTGTGTTCGACCAATTGATGGAGCAGTTCAACGTTGAGCTGTGCGTTCGCTCTGGTCAGGGCGATGACCAAAAGCAATAGGGTTAATATAAAGTATCTCATCGTTTGAGCAATCTTGAACTAAAGATAATGTCATCGGCAATCTGTTTGTCGATGTTGATAAAACCTGCGTATGGATTAAGGGAGTTAAGGATACCGCGCTGTTTCGCCCAATACATACTTCGGTGCATCCCAAAGGCTACACCTCGCAGGATGGTCAACTCTGTTCTTATTTGGTTGAGCAACTTCGCCCTTTCTCCCGCATCCATCAGGTTATCCTTTCCACCTTTCAGCACAAAGGCACTGACCTCGGCAGACAGGTTCGTCGCCCGTGTCTTAAATTCCCTTGCGCCCGCTTCGGCAAATAGCAGGAGTACCGGATTTCCCCTTGCGATGTTCATTGCCTTTTCTACGTCGTTAACGATGTCAAGGGAAATGCTGGCAATGTCCTTTACGGTGAGCAGGGAACGGACAACGCCGGACACTTCGCTTAACCCTTTATAAATCTTGTCCTGCAAATCGTTCACGATCAGGAGCTGTCCCGTGACGGCCATTTGTCCACGTTGGATAAGCGTGAGATTGTCGTTCACGTTGTTGAGCTGGCTGTTCATCACTCCGGCATGGACGCCCGTTGCGGCTGCCACGGCGGGGTCAATGTAAATCTGTCCCCTTGCGTAGAAAACAGCAAGGGACAGGATCGTTATTGCAATAATTCGTTTCATGTAAAATCAGGTTTAAAATATTCTCTTTGTGTTTCAATTGGCGCATTGTTCTCGTTTACCCTTTGTACAAAATCGCCCAATAAAAGACCGCTCTTTTCCATATCGGACACGAACGCCGTTAGGGCTTTTGGGTAGCTGCCATGATGTTTGGCGTAAATCTCCACGGCGCTTTTTTCCGGTTTTTCGGTGGTGAACGCCAAATGGTGGTAAATACTTACCTCCACGCCGTACACTTCCCCGACATTTCCCCGACGGATATAGAACTCGTTGAAACGGGCACGTCCGTCCTTGTTGTCAAGACGGTTGATCGTGAAAATCTTCTTCTGTTCGGCCTCGGTGATGGAGAGCAATTCGGCAACCTTTCTAAAATCGGCCTCGTTCTGTTGCAGCAGGATAATGGTATCCGAATTGTTTATGATACTGTCCTTGATAATTGGGTTGCCGATGATGTCATTGATTTCCTGTGTTACCTCGATGATTTCCCCCCAGAACTTCCGTACGGTCTTGTTTAGGTATAAAAGGAAATTTGCCATCATTGGCGAGGAAATGGCCCGCCATGCTTCCTCCAAGATCAGTGTTTTCCGGCGGTTCTTCCTGTGGCGCATCTTTTGCACGAACAGATCCATTATTATCAGCGTTACGATTGGCAGGAGCGTCTTATTATTCTGTATATTGTCAATTTCATAGACTATGAACCGTTCGTTGAATAGTGATTGGTCGGCATCTTCGTTCAGTATCGCTTCGTATTCACCCCCTCTGTAAAACTTCTTTAATACAAACCGAAATTCTTCCACGTCAAAAGCGATGCTTTCTTCGTTCCTTATATCGGGGATTTTCTGAACGGCAAATTCATAAAAGGAATTGAAGTCCAGCCTGTCTACACGGTCTTCGATGGCCTTATCGAAATGATGGGCGTAATAGGCGGAAATGACATTAGAAATTACATCGCGCTCGAGGGTGGTTACCGAACCCTCGGCACCTTTCCAAAGCAGGCAGATCAACGTTATCAAAAAATCCTTTTTCTCGATGTTGTATTCTTCCTCGCTGATCGCAAAGGGGTTCATCGTGATGGGCTTTTCTTCTGAATAGGTTATGTACTTTCCTCCGTATGTACTGCAAAGACCGGAATAGGAATGCCCCACGTCCACAATCACCACGTCCATGTTGTATTGCAGGTACTGTTGGACGATATTATTTATACAATAACTCTTACCCGTACCCGATGCTCCTAACACGAAGCGATTGCGATTTTTTATGCGGCCTGTCCTCATAACGAGGTCCGATGGGTCAATCGCCACGGGCACCCCTTGACGGTCTGTAAACCTTAGCAGAAACTCCGACGGTTCGTCGGTCGGCAACCTTTCCTTGAAAAAGAAACATAGGGCGGCATCGGCCGTCGTTAGGAACCAATCGTACTTTTTCAGTTCCACGCTAACGCCCGGCAAAGCACACCGGAACAGTTCCAATTGGTTGTAGGCATTGCGTGATGGAATAATCCCCTGCTGGAACAGGGCGGCTTCGATAAAATTGGCCGTTTTATCGATCTTGTCCGTATCGGCACATACGATCATGGAATAATGCGCATTTACCAATAGCTGGTTGTCACGTGCCACGTCCACCAATAAACGGTCGATGTCCTCCACGCACATGAGGTTTGCCGGATCGGGTATGCTCGAATGCCTTTTGCGTTTTACTTCAAGTTTGCCCAGCGTGATCTGTTGGTTGGGTATCTCCAATAATTGGTTATAGATAATGGTGCGATAACCGGGAACATGGTGCAGGAAAAACAGGTTGTCCACCGGAAAATCACGCATGCCGTTCGTTTCATTTTTGGTCGTAAAGGTTCCGACTTTTTCGGGCAGGTCAACCGAATCGGTGCCCACCATGCTGATACAGCGGACGGCCCGGTCGCCGATCTGCAACTCACGGTCTCCGCAGCGGAGATTGTCCAATGCGATATTAGGGCTCTCAAACTCCATTCCGAGCACCCTGTTTACAAAACGGTTTATTTCCGCTTCGGTAAGGTATGAGGGGGTAAGTGCAGCGCCGGAAAGCAGGTCAAATACTTTGGCCATGTTCTGCCCGAAAGTGGCCAGCACCTTTTTGTCATAGGTGTAGAATGCCCCTTTTTTGACCAGACGGGTCACGGTCAGGTAGGTTCTGATCTCGGTATATTCCCGACCCGCAAAATGTTCTTGGTATTTCTGTTCCAAGAACTCGGTTGCAGGTTTTGGCTGGTATTTCAGTTTGATGAATACGTCGTGCTTTTGGATGATATGCCCCTCGCCAAGTATCTTGATGACGTTAAGCAATACCTGTTGGAAAGCGGTATAGGCTTCGGGATCGGCACCATACTGTAAGACGGGATTGGTAAGTCGCATCACGACTGAAAAATCGCCACGGTCGCCGTACAGTATGGACATGCCTTGATAATGGTCGATACCCACATAGGGTATTTCAAAGGCTGTCTTTCTCTCTGTTCTCATAACTGATCGATAAATGGACGGGGTGGATAAATACGCCTCGGTGGCGGGTTTTGTCATGGAGACCGTTACCCTGTTTCATGAATGTATAGGCAAGTCCTGCACCCATCAGGGCAAGGGTAGCAAAGCCGCCCAGGATCAGGTTGGTTAGTGCGCCGATAAGTCCACCGATGGCCAGACCACCGATAAGGGAACCTATGCCCCAATAGATAAACTTGCCCTTGAAACCGCGGTAAATAAGGGGCTTTTGCAGCCCCTTATAAATTGGATAACGCCCGTGTGTCATACGCCGAAAAACGCTTTGATGACCACTGACACGAGTACCAAGAACAGGCAGGAACCTCCCCACGACATCAACTCTTTATTGATGTCCTGATCTCCGCTGTTCCACTTGATGTACACCCGTATTCCCCCAATGAGCCCGACGACCGCGCCGATGGCCAGAATGAGCGTCGAAATGGGGTCTACGTAGCTGGTGAGTGAAGATGTGGCGGCATCGATACCCACGGTACCACCTTGTGCGAATGTTGATTGGGCCGCGGAAAGGCAAAGCGTGGCCATTGCAAACAGCTTTTTAGTGTTTACTGTCATAGAAATAATGAATAAAAAGTGAATAAAAAATGATTGGATTGTTAGTTTACCCCGAACAGGGCCTTTAGTGCGGCACCGACGAGCGATAGGAAAAGGCAGGAAAAAAAACATCCCATGACCTGTGCATCGATTTGATGCTTACCGGACTGCCAGTTGCTGTACACACGCAATCCGCCGAGCAGCCCGCACACGGCGCCGATGACAAAGGCAAGGTCAGAGAAGTTGTAATACCACGTATTGACCTCCTTGCGCACTTCCTTAAATTCGGCAAGGCCGGGCTGGGCGGTTGCGTACAGGGCAAAAAAAATGACAGTAAGGAATACTGCCAAAAAGCGGATTGGTCGCATAATGGATTTAATAAGGGATGGCTTTGGTGTACTCGATCACGTTGTTTTGCATGAGCGATACGAGTTGCTTTAAGTTTATGCCTCCGGTGGATTGTAGGGGGCCGGACGAGATAACGGGTTTCCCCTCGGTTACCGTAGGTTCGTTTTCTTTTTTGGATGGTTCGGGGATAACCCTTTCGGGCGGCGAATCTTCATCAAATGTCAATTCGTTTCCTACATCGGCCGCACGCGGAGCACGGTGGTGGATAAACAGATCATACAGTACGTTTAGGGCATAGTAAATGCCATAGACGGCGATAACGCCGAGCAGGAATTGTGTCCAATTCATAGATCAAGGGTTTTAATGTGTTCTTTGATGTATCGGGTGAGTTCGGGATGGGTTTTTAGAAATTGGTGCAGGCTGTAAGATATGATCTTGGTCATGTCGATACCTTTGGCAACTTTCAGTTGTTTGAGCAGAAAAAGGGTCTTGTCGTCCAGACGGATCAGTAATCGTTCACGTCCGGTCAGTTCATGGTTCTGGATACTTTCAAACAGGCGTTCCAGCGTTTCCGTTTTTTTCTTTTGCGTGTCCTTTCGTGGTTCTGCCGAGGGAATTTCATTTGCCTGTGGCGGTTTCCCTTTCCGCATGGAATCCCGGAGCTCGTCGGCAAGGCTTTTTATTCCGCTCATAATGGTTCCTCCTTGGCAATGTACTGTTCATAGATCAGGTCTAAGAGCGGCAGGATAACGGGATCTAGGATGATCGGTGTCTGGAACGTATTTATACGTTGGAAGTCTATTCGGTCTGGCAGACCGGGTGCGACCGTGCCGAAACCGCGCAGGACATTTTCGACTTCCGTCCGTGTTTCGTACTTGACGGTGTTCTTGATACGGTTCGGCACGAAAATGAGGGGCGCCCGTTTGTTGATCCTGCCGATGACCATTGCAAACAGCAATGTGGAGTCCACCGAAAATTCGTCAAAGGCAAACGGACAGATCACCGCATCGGCGGCGGCAAATATGGGGATCAACCCATCGTCGTCCATCTTGCCCGGCAGGTCTATCAGGACGATTTCGTTCCGTGACTTCCCCAATTTCCGTTGCATTGCCGGAAAATGGCTGAGGTCTGCGGGTACGATTTCGTACAACGGTTCATTTTCCAATATTTTTGCTTTCTCGGCTTTGGCGGAAAGTGATTGTTGGTAATCCATGTCAAGTATCGTAACCCGCCGTTCCTGTTGTTGGGTCAGGTAGTTGGCGAGCAGCAGGGTGAGCGTACTTTTTCCCGCCCCGCCTTTTTGGTTTCCTATAAGTATGAGCATAGTGCATGGGTTTAATGGTGTTGTTGATAAAGTGATGTCAGCGGGTATTTGTGCGGGCTTTGCGCTTACGTCTCCGGTTGCGTCCGTGGATCGCCTCGTCGTCGATGTCGTCGGAAATGTCGATCTGGATATTGGGTATCCATTGCTCGGATGTTCCCTGTACATGATCGGTATAGGTGGCTGTTTCTTCGGAAGACGTTTTCTGTTCCTTTTCTTTTTGTTCAGTCCTGTCCGCTTTAGTCTCTACTTTGGCCGATATTTCGGGGGTGTCCTCCGATGGTGTGATAAATTCTGCCAACGGCATAAGGTCTTTTCCCTTGTAGACCATTTTCCTCGAATGGTCGATGACGGTATAACCGTATGGCGGTTTTCCGTCCTTACCGTGAAATATGATCTGTACCCCGAATTTGTCCGATAGCATCTGCGCCATTGCAGACGTGTAGCCCGATGGGGCGGACGGCCTGTTACCGGGAAGCGGGGCCGTAACATGGACTACCGCCGGACCGTACTGGCCACGGTACTTGGCAAAGACAGCACGGAGCTGTGCCAACCGATCAATATCTTTGTCAAAAGTGCCGATTTTGGCGTCCACTTGTTCCAAAGAGACCGCGCCTTGTCTTTTGCCGTAACGGCTGATCTGATATATCCCATCGGTCAGTTTAAGCGAATACCCTTGTGCTTCAAGTATCATCATGAATTGCGCCCGTGTGGAGAAACCATAGCTCAACGCTTTTTCGATATTCTTATCGACCTCTTGTTTTTCGTTCACGCCGACTATACGGTTCAATACTTCGTAGGCACGGATTTTCTCGAAGCTGTCGTTTATCTTTTTGCCGTCCCGGTCTACCCGTGTGGAAACGATATGGATATGGTTGTTCGCCGTGTCCTTATGGAATACCAAGAGGTAAGGTTGTTCGCCGTAGCCCATTCCTTTCAGCCACTGTTCGGCGATGGCTGTAAGTTGTTGCTTGCTATGGGAACGCCCCTTGCAGGAAATGACGGCGTGGAGCTGTGGGTACTTCGTCCGTTTACTTGCTGCGGATTGGGCTTCCAGATAATTGACGTAATCTTCCGGGCGGAGATTTTGCAGGGCCAGCAAGGCACCGAAACCCGATACTTTCATCAGCTCGCCTTTGTCCTTGTCCACTTTGTTCGTATTGTAACGCACCCCTTTGAACGTGGTTGAGGGGTCAAGTATCTTGACGATCATGTCTGCCCCCTTATAAGCCTAATGAGCTGCCGGATAGACTGTTCCAATTCCCTTTGCAACCTGACATATTCGGTAAGCAAAGGGATAAGGTCACGCATAATAGCGGAGTGCAACATTCCCTGTTGTTGCAGGGTATTAGCATGCCTTGCCAATTGGTTGATGTTGTTGCCCGATCGGCCGATCTCCGCACCGATACTGTCCAACAGTTTCATGATTTCGGTGGTATTGACCAGCATCT contains:
- a CDS encoding TraG family conjugative transposon ATPase; the encoded protein is MRTERKTAFEIPYVGIDHYQGMSILYGDRGDFSVVMRLTNPVLQYGADPEAYTAFQQVLLNVIKILGEGHIIQKHDVFIKLKYQPKPATEFLEQKYQEHFAGREYTEIRTYLTVTRLVKKGAFYTYDKKVLATFGQNMAKVFDLLSGAALTPSYLTEAEINRFVNRVLGMEFESPNIALDNLRCGDRELQIGDRAVRCISMVGTDSVDLPEKVGTFTTKNETNGMRDFPVDNLFFLHHVPGYRTIIYNQLLEIPNQQITLGKLEVKRKRHSSIPDPANLMCVEDIDRLLVDVARDNQLLVNAHYSMIVCADTDKIDKTANFIEAALFQQGIIPSRNAYNQLELFRCALPGVSVELKKYDWFLTTADAALCFFFKERLPTDEPSEFLLRFTDRQGVPVAIDPSDLVMRTGRIKNRNRFVLGASGTGKSYCINNIVQQYLQYNMDVVIVDVGHSYSGLCSTYGGKYITYSEEKPITMNPFAISEEEYNIEKKDFLITLICLLWKGAEGSVTTLERDVISNVISAYYAHHFDKAIEDRVDRLDFNSFYEFAVQKIPDIRNEESIAFDVEEFRFVLKKFYRGGEYEAILNEDADQSLFNERFIVYEIDNIQNNKTLLPIVTLIIMDLFVQKMRHRKNRRKTLILEEAWRAISSPMMANFLLYLNKTVRKFWGEIIEVTQEINDIIGNPIIKDSIINNSDTIILLQQNEADFRKVAELLSITEAEQKKIFTINRLDNKDGRARFNEFYIRRGNVGEVYGVEVSIYHHLAFTTEKPEKSAVEIYAKHHGSYPKALTAFVSDMEKSGLLLGDFVQRVNENNAPIETQREYFKPDFT
- a CDS encoding DUF4133 domain-containing protein, whose translation is MTHGRYPIYKGLQKPLIYRGFKGKFIYWGIGSLIGGLAIGGLIGALTNLILGGFATLALMGAGLAYTFMKQGNGLHDKTRHRGVFIHPVHLSISYENREKDSL
- a CDS encoding DUF4134 domain-containing protein, coding for MTVNTKKLFAMATLCLSAAQSTFAQGGTVGIDAATSSLTSYVDPISTLILAIGAVVGLIGGIRVYIKWNSGDQDINKELMSWGGSCLFLVLVSVVIKAFFGV
- a CDS encoding DUF4134 family protein, whose amino-acid sequence is MRPIRFLAVFLTVIFFALYATAQPGLAEFKEVRKEVNTWYYNFSDLAFVIGAVCGLLGGLRVYSNWQSGKHQIDAQVMGCFFSCLFLSLVGAALKALFGVN
- a CDS encoding ParA family protein; its protein translation is MLILIGNQKGGAGKSTLTLLLANYLTQQQERRVTILDMDYQQSLSAKAEKAKILENEPLYEIVPADLSHFPAMQRKLGKSRNEIVLIDLPGKMDDDGLIPIFAAADAVICPFAFDEFSVDSTLLFAMVIGRINKRAPLIFVPNRIKNTVKYETRTEVENVLRGFGTVAPGLPDRIDFQRINTFQTPIILDPVILPLLDLIYEQYIAKEEPL
- a CDS encoding relaxase/mobilization nuclease domain-containing protein codes for the protein MIVKILDPSTTFKGVRYNTNKVDKDKGELMKVSGFGALLALQNLRPEDYVNYLEAQSAASKRTKYPQLHAVISCKGRSHSKQQLTAIAEQWLKGMGYGEQPYLLVFHKDTANNHIHIVSTRVDRDGKKINDSFEKIRAYEVLNRIVGVNEKQEVDKNIEKALSYGFSTRAQFMMILEAQGYSLKLTDGIYQISRYGKRQGAVSLEQVDAKIGTFDKDIDRLAQLRAVFAKYRGQYGPAVVHVTAPLPGNRPSAPSGYTSAMAQMLSDKFGVQIIFHGKDGKPPYGYTVIDHSRKMVYKGKDLMPLAEFITPSEDTPEISAKVETKADRTEQKEKEQKTSSEETATYTDHVQGTSEQWIPNIQIDISDDIDDEAIHGRNRRRKRKARTNTR
- the mobC gene encoding plasmid mobilization relaxosome protein MobC: MKNRKGNLKTVAHKQRTRRFELRLSEAERAQFLDLENALGLSRADIVRIRVLQHSKKMLVNTTEIMKLLDSIGAEIGRSGNNINQLARHANTLQQQGMLHSAIMRDLIPLLTEYVRLQRELEQSIRQLIRLIRGQT